The Kitasatospora viridis DNA window GACCGGCGCAGCCTGATCACGGTCGGCACGACCTCGCCGGGCCGGGACTTCGAGACCGTCGAGGCCGCCAGCGCCTGGATGCGGGCGCAGACCGGGCTGCACCGGGCGGTGGTCCGCCGGGCCTGCCAGGACGCGGGCCTGCCGCTGGCCCAGGCCGCCGACCTGGTGGACAAGATGGGCTCGATCCTGTTCGGCCGCGGCTACCTGACCACGGTGGCCGAGCTGGCCGGACAGGTCGCCGAGGTCGCGCCGGCCCGGGCCGACCGCCCGGCCGAGGCGCTGGCCCGCTCGGTGCGCGGCAGCATGCTCTGGCACGCCAACGACTGGGCCGGGGCCGGCGCCGAACTCGCCCGCTGCCTGCCGCTGTGCGACGGCGCCCAGCTGCGGCTGCGGGCCAACGTGCTGCAACTGCTCGGCGCGAACGCCCGCGCGCTGAGCCGCTTCGAAGAGGCGATCGAGCCGCTGGAGGAGGCCGTCGGCCTGTTCCACCGGCTGCGGGACGAGACCGCCGAGGGCCTCGCGCTGGGCGAGCTCGCGTTCAACTACGCGCAGTGCGGGCGGACCGGGCCGGCCGGGGAGGCGGCGGCGCGCTGCGTGGAGCTGACCGGCCGCCAGATCTCCTCCATCTCGTCCGCGGTCGGGCAGTACTACCTCGCCCGGGTCCGCTACCTGTGCGGCGACCTCGGGCCCGCCGAGCGCGCCGCGGAGCAGGTGCTGGAGCGCTTCCGGTCCTTCGGCATGACGGGCTTCGAGGTGGCCACCCGCAGCCTGATCGCCCACGTCCAGCTGGCGGCCGGCCAGCCGACGGCCTGCGTCCGGACGACCGAGGCGGCACTGCCGAGGGCCCGTCAGATGGGCGGCGTGCTGGAGGGCGGCCTGCTGCGCGTGCTCGGGCGGGCGCTCGGCCGGATCGGGCACGCCGACCGGGCCAGGACCTGCCTGGCGGGCGCGCTGGAGCTGTTCCGCGGCCTGGAGATGGCCGCCGACGTGCGGGAGGTGGAGGAGCTGCTGCGCGACCCGGCGCTGCTCGGGGGCTGAGCCCCCTGGGGCGTCAGCTGTACATCACGTAGACGACGACGGCGAAGGCGATGCCGGCCAGCGCCATGCAGGGCAGCACCACGAACAGGCCGAAGAGCGACAGCTCCCCGATCCGGGCCGCGATCGCGACGAGGGGGCTGCGCTCCTCGTGCACCTGGCCCTGGCCCGGGGCCGGGGGCTGGGCGCGCCGCGAGGAGCGCGCCGCGGCGCGCCCGCCGGGTGCGGGCCGAGGGGCGGAGCGGTGGTCGGAAGCGGACATGCGGTCTCCACGGGCAGGACTCAGGAGTGTGCCGCTGAAGCTACTACACGATTACACGATCAACTAAGTGGCCCCTGGTGTCCCCGGCCCGGGCACCCCGCCCCGGGGGGCGGTCCAGCGTGCCTGACGGACCGTCAGGCCGTCAGACCACCCACCGCCCGTCCCGCATGAGGTGGCGGCCGGCCAACTCGTGCTCCCCGTTCCAGGCCTGCACGGCGCGCGGCCGCACCCGGAAGTAGGCGTAGGGCTTCGAGGAGGCCCGGGGATCCCAGCCCGACCTCGCCAGGAACCCCTCGGCCGCCGCCGCGGGCACGGTCCGCGCCGTGAAGGCCGTCACGTCGCCGTCGATCAGCACGACGTCCCGGGTGTCCCCGAACGCCAGCCGGGCCCGCCCGCCGTCCCGCAGGTTGCGGCCGGTGGGGTTGGTCGGCCGGGTGGCGAGCCAGAGGAACTGGCCGTCCCAGCGGAACCAGAGCGGGACCAGGCAGGGCGCGCCGTCGGCGTCCGCCGAGGCGACCCAGACGTCGAGCTCGCTCGCCAACCTGGCCAGCACGTCCTGCTTGCGGCGTTCGGGCCCGCGCGGGGGCTCGGTGATCTTCATGACCGGCACGCTAGGTGACGGGCGCCGGGCCGCGCCTCGGGCCGAAGCCCTCGTTCCCAGGACCTACGGCTGCCGGGACCTACGACTGGGACCTACGACCGCCGGGACCTACGGCTGGGGCGCGAAGGCGTAGCCGCGGAACCAGGTCGGGAAGGCCCGGCACAGTTCGTCGGAACCGTCCAGCCGGGCCGCGCCGGTGCGCAGCAGCTCGTCCCAGTCGAGGTCGCCCGTCCACCAGGCGGTGAGCGCCGCCAGGTCCGCCTGGACCCGCAGGTCGACGGGGAGCCCGAGGTCGTCCGAACAGAGCGTCAGGCCGGCCGGGGAGGTGTGCAGGAAGAAGCGCTCCGGGCGGGTCCGGCGCAGGCGCAGCTCGACCACGGTGGGCGCGCCCGGGAGCCGGTCGAGGTGGACCCGGCGGTGCATGTCGAAGGCGAGCACCTGCGGGTCGAGGTGGTCGGGCCGCAGCGGGCGGCGGTCCCACTCGGTCGCCCAGCCGCCGAGCTCGGCGACCACGCCGCGCAGTGCCCGGCCGGCCCCGGTGAGCCGGTACCCGCCGTCCGGCAGGCGCTCGGCGACGCCCGCGCGCTGAAGGGTCTTCAGCCGGGCGGAGAGCATGGTGCGGGAGATCCTCGGCAGCCCCTGCTGGAACTGGGAGAAGCGGGTCGAGCCGAGCAGCATCTCCCGGACGACCAGCAGCGTCCAGCGCTCGCCGAGCACCTCCAGGGCGCGGGCGGCCGCGCAGAACTGCCCGAACCCGCGGGGCCGGTCCTCGTCCTTGCCGGGTCGGTCGTCGTCCATGGCGGTCAGGGTAGCCCGCCCGGACGGCGACCGGGTACGGATTCCGGACTTCAGCGGGCGGGCAGCGTGTGACGGACCGCCGGCCGGGGGATCCGGCTGATCACCGAGCCGATCAGGGTGCCGATCGACACCCCGAAGACCGCCGAGACGGCCGCCAGCAGCGACTGCGCCCCGTTGCTCACCTCGATCTGCGCGGTGTTGAGCAGGCCGAACGAGCCCGGCACCACGATCCAGAACGCCGGCAGGTAGAGCACCTGCCAGAGCGGCCCGCCGGGCAGCCAGGAGACCAGGGTGGCCGCGACCGCCGCGGTGACCGCGCCGGCCAGCCCGCCGACCGCCGCGCCGTGCTCGGAGCCGACCACCACCTGCACGGTGGTGCTGGCCGTGATCACCGCGATGATCCACGGGATGGCCGGCGGCGGGGTGTTCACGTTGATCACCAGCCCGGCCACCGCGAGCGCCAGGCCCAGCACGATGATCCACCAACTCGGCTTGGCCACCTGCACGTTGGCCAAGGCCGTGGCCGGCATGCCGATCGCGGCCGCGGCGGCGGCCACCCCGGCGAGGAAGAGCGCGAGCTGCACCGCCCCGGACACCAGCCGGGCGGTGCCGGCGCTGGCCGCACCCGCGGCGATCTCGGACAGCCCGGTGACCAGCAGCCCGCCCGGCAGCAGGATCGCCAGGGTGGCCACGATGGTGCGCAGCGGCCCGTCCAGCAGCGAGGCCTGGGCCAGCGCCAGCACCAGCAGCGAGACCAGGAAGCCGGCGGTGACCGGCAGCAGCGGTCGCAGCAGCGGCAGCCGCCGCGCCAGCACGGTCAGCCCCACCACGATCAGCGAGCCCGCGCCGGCCGCCAGCACGTTCGCCGCCACCGGCTGGAGGAACATGCAGATGCCCATCCCGACCGGCAGCACCCCGAGGTCCGCGACCCAGGTCGGCCAGCGGGCCGGCGCGCGGCGGATCGCGTCCAGCTCGGCCAGCGCCCGGTCCTCGTCGAGCTCCCCGGTGCGCAGCCGCCGCACCAGGTGCAGCACGTCGGCCGTCTGCTCGAACCGCAGGGCGGCGCCGACCGGCTGGAACCTGGTCGCCTCCTGCGGCTCCAGGGCGACGAACAGACCGTTCGTCAGTGCGGCGACCCGTACGCCGGGCGCCCCGAGGGCCCGCCCCAGCGAATGGAGCTCCTCCTCGACGTCGTGGACGGGCAGGCCGCCGCTCAACAGGGCGTCACCCAGTTCGAGCAGCAGGCGGCGCAGTGGTGCGGCCGGTGCCGGGGCGTCATTGCCCCGGACCGGTGGTGACTTTCTGGACATGGCAGGTATCGTCCCATCCCGCCCGATTCGCTCCGACCCTGACCTGGGGTTTTCCGGTGGCGAAGCGGGCGGGCGGGACGGGTCCGCGCCCCTGGCCCGCTACCACTGGGCCCACGGCAGGCTCCAGCCGCTCAGGCCGTTGGCCGGGTCGACCTGCTCGCCCACCGAGTTCTTGATGATCACCACGTCGCCGATCATCGAGTCCTGGTAGAACTTGCCGGCCACCGAGTTGTCGTCGCCCTTCTCGCTGTCCGGCAGGCCGATGCAGCCGTGGCTGATGTTGCTCAGGCCGGCCACCGCAGCCGCCTTGGGGTTGCCGTGCACGTAGGAGCCGGTGGCGGTGATCTGCAGGCCGTGCGGCTCCCACACGTCGTAGGGCTGGCCCTTGATGGTGGTGGTCGACGAGACCATGTGGACCATCGGCTCCTTGTCGAAGACCACCATGGTGCCGTTCCACGACGGGTTCTCGTCGGAGCCGGCGGTGATCTTGATGGGCGGCAGCGTGACGCCGTTCTCCACCACGGTCATCATGTGCGCGGCGGCGTCCGCGGTGCTGATCTTCGAGCGGCCGATGGTGAAGGACTCGTCGACGTCCTTGGCGCCGTAGACCCCGGGCGAGAGCTCCACGTTGCTGACCCGGCGGGTCACCGTCACGGTGGTGCCGGGCGTCCAGTACTTCTCCGGCCGGATGTCCAGCCGGGTGTCGCCGTCGAACCAGTGCCCGCGCACCGTGGTGCCGTCCGAGGCGACCACCTTGACCGCCTGCTCGGCCGCCTTCTTGTCCTTGACGGGCTGGTCGAAGGTGACGCTGATGATCATGCCGACGCCGTACTGCTTCTGGTCGGTCAGGTTGTCCTTGACCGACTCGGTCTTCTTCGGCGTCAGCGTGGTGAAGCTGCTGGTGGTCGTGGTCGCCGCCCCCGAGGCGTCCACGGCCTGCGCGCTCACCTGGTACTTCGCCGAGACGGCGAGCGCCGCGGCCGGCGCCCAGTTGCCGTCCGGGCCGACCGTGCCCGCCACCGGCTTGCCGTCCGGCCCGGTCACCGTCACCTGGGTGAGCTTGCCGTCGGCGACCGACACCTTGACGGGGCTGGTCGGCGCCACTCCTGTGGCCCCGTCAGCCGGCTGCACCGAGAGCGCCGCCTTCGAGGCCTTCGCCGCGGGCGCCGCCGTGCCGGGCGCCGGCGCGTCCGGGGCCGTCGCGGCCGGCGACCCGCCGGCGTCGGGCTTGGCCGGGTTCGAGCCGCTGCAAGCCGTGGTCAGTGAAAGCGCACTTCCGACCAGCAGTACCGCCGCAGCGCCGGAGATCCGCTTCGAGCGCATGAGTCCTACCCCCCTGTTGTTCCAACCTTTTCGAATGCTTGACCATCCAAGTGGCGTTTCGGGTGCGCCTCAAGGTCGTTTGTCACAGAACTGAGACATATGACGAGACTTACTCTTCGGTAGCCTTGGGCCGCCGACCCCCCGGCGACCGACCGAACCCCGAGGAGCCGCATGTCCGCCGACCGATCCGCCCGCCTGCTCAGCGGCCTGCTGCTGACGGCGGGAGTCGCGCACTTCGCCATGCCCCGGCCGTTCGACGCGACCATCCCGCGCTCCCTGCCCGGCCGCCCGCGCACCTGGACCCAGCTCAGCGGCGTCGCGGAACTGGCGATCGGCGCCGCCGTCGCCCACCCGCGCACCCGCCGGGCCGGCGCGCTGGCCGCCGCCGGGTTCTTCACCGCCGTCTTCCCCGCCAACGTCAAGATGGCCGTCGACTGGCAGGACAAGCCGGCCCCGCAGCGCGCCGCCGCGATCGCCCGGCTGCCGCTCCAGGTGCCGCTGGTGCTCTGGGCCCTGCGGGTCGGGCGCCGCTGACGCCTCGTCGGGTGTCCCCGGGTCAGCGGCCGGCCGGGTCGGGAACGGGCTCACACGCCGTCAGCCACTGGTCCGGCACGCCGGCCGCCCCCGTCCGGGCGGCCACCACGCCGGCCGCGATCGCGCAGGTGGTGTCGGTGTCGCCCCAGCTGCCGAGGGTGGTCCACAGGGCCTGCGGCAGGTCGTCCAGGTGCCCGGCGGCGGCCCACAGGGCGAACGGCACGGTGTCCGGCGCCGACAGCCGGTAGCCCGAGCCCAGCACCGCCGCCGCGTGCCGCACGCTGGTGCCGGCCGGCATCCGGGCGGCGATCCGCAGGCCGGAGCGCACGTCGCTGTCCGGGAGCAACTCGGCGACCTGCTGGAGGAAGCCGGCCCGCCCGGGCGCCGGCGCCGTGCGGCCACGGGCCGCCAGTGCCGCCGCGAGCGCGACGGCGACGGCACCGGCGGCCGCCTCCGGATGCGCGTGCGTCACCACGGCCGAGCGGTGCGCCTGCTCGACGACCAGGTCGAGGTCGGCCGCGAACCAGGCGCCCAGCGGCGCCACCCGCATCGCGGCGCCGTTGCCGTGCGAGCCCTGCCCGCCGAACAGCCCGGTGGTGACGGCGCGCCAGTCGCCCCCCTCGCCGATCGCGCGCAGCACCCGGTGCATCGACGGGCCGTAGCCCCGGTCCGGGTCGGCGGCGTAGGCGGCGGCGAACTCCCCGGCCAGCGCGGACTGCCGGACCTCGCCGTGCACGACGAGGTGGCGCACCAGCACCTGGGCCATCGCCGAGTCGTCGGTCCACTCCCACGGCCCGGGCCGCAACTCCCGCGCCAGGTACCGGCCCGGGGCCTCGTCGGGGCTCACCGCCAGCCACTGGTCGCCGAAGGCGTCGCCGAGGACGAGCCCGTGCAGACTGTCGAGCGCGGGGGAGGGGACGGGGCTGGGGACGGGGGTGCGGGCGGTCATCGCGGGCTCCGGTCGAGGTGGGGCTGACCGACCGATTCTCGGGCCCCGGGCAGGCCCGCTGCCAGCGGTTTTACGGCGAACGCGGCGGAGCGCGGGGGCACCCCCGTGGCCCCCGCGCTCCGCCGCACCGTCAGTCCGCCCTCGGCGGACGGCGGTCGGGCAGCCCGGGCAGCCAGTGGGCCAGTGCCACGGCGAACAGGACGGCGGCGCCGAACAGCACCACGGCCGTGACGTGGCTGCCTGTGTTCCACACCTTGCTCAGGACGGTGAACAGCATCAGCGCGGCCACCGGGGACCCGGCCACGGCGGCGGCCGCCGGACCCTGCCGCCCGCGCAGCAGGGCGGGCACCGCGGCCGCCAGCAGGGCCAGCTCCGCCGCGGCGAGCGCCAGCGCCAGCGGGACGCTCGCGTCGGTGTTCAGCACCGGCACCGGCCCGAGGCCGAGCGCCGTGTTGAGCAGCAGGCCGCCCAGCACCGCGCCCGCCAGGGCGGTCCAGCCGCGCCGACGGGTGGCCGGCCCGAGCAGGTCGCGCGGGGCGGCCAGCAGGATCAGCACCCACAGCACCTGCGGACCGGCCCGCACGATCGCCCGGGCGGCCACCAGCTGCACCTGGCCGACCTCCCAGGAGGAGGAGCCGGTCAGCGAGATCCAGGTGAACACCAGCGTCAGCACCAGCCCGAGCAGCGCGGTCAGCCGGGCCGTGGTCCAGCGCCCGCAGACCGCCGCGACGGCGGCCACCAGGGAGACCAGCACGCCGAACTGGCCGAGCAGGACCGGGTGCCAGCCGCTGTACTCGAACCGCAGGACGGCGAGGGCGAGGCCCGGCGGCAGGTTGGTCCAGTTCCCGATCTGCTGGGCGAGCCCGCCGGCCGCCGCCGCCGTCACCGCGAACGGTGCGGCCAGCGCGGCCAGTTGTCCGGGCACGCCGTCGGAGCCGAGCCCGAGCCGCAGCCGGACCCCGTGTCCGGCCAGGTCGATCAGCTCCCGGGCGGTGGCCAGGCGTCCCGACCCGTCCGCGATGTCCGCGAACACCGCCGCCAACTCCTCGCCGCGCTCCCGCCGGTACTTCGCCGGGTGGAGCAGCAGCGCCAGTCGCAGGCCCGACCCCGGCCCGCTCACGAGGCGAACCCGGGGCGCGGCTTCGGGGCGCGGGCGGCGCCGGCCAGGCGGCGCTCGGCCTCGGCGGCCACGGCGCGCAGCCGCTCGGCCTCGGCGGCCAGCACCTCGCGCCCGGTGGCGGAGAGCGCGTAGGTCCGGCGGGCCCGCCCGTCGACCACCTCCTCGCTCTCCACCCGCACCAGGCCCTGCCCGAGCAGGCGGTCCAGGGCTCCGTAGAGCGTCCCGGCCCGGAGTTTCACCCGTCCCCCAGAGATCGCGGTCACCTCCCGCAGCAGCGCGTACCCGTGCCGCGGCGCGTCGGCCAGCGCGGTCAGCACGAGCAGCGTGGGCTCTTGCATCGAACGATCCGTCATGAGGACTATATATAACGGTGACCGATATATTCAGTCCAGCGGGCCCTGTGAACCCGCGTCAGCTGCCGGTGCGTCACCGCCCGTGCGCCGCCCGGGCGGCGGCGCGGATCCGCCGGGTGCGACCGCCCTCGGCGAGGAGCGCGAGGGCGCCACGGGCGGCCGGCCGGTCCGCGCCGGTGGCGACCGTCAGCTGGAGCCAGTCGGAGGCCGCGAGCAGCTCCTCCGCCTGCCAGGGCAGTTCGAGCGCGATCGCGCGCACCAGCGACCACTCCCGCAGCCGGCGCAGCAGGAAGGCGTCGCCGGCCACGGCCCGGGCCAGCTCCCGCGACCACCCCACGAAGGCCGGATCGGGCAGCAGTTCGGCGGCGCGGCGGTCCAGGTGCCGCAGCACGGCGGAGCGGGCCATCACCCGGTCCGGATCGGCCAGGACCCGGCCGACCAGCTCGGCCTCCGACGCCTCCGCCGCCGCCGTCCCCGTCGTCTCCGGGGGGACCTGCCGCAACCGCGCCAGATGGGCCGCGAAGCGGAGGTGCTCGTCCGGCTCCCACCGGTCGTCGTGCGTGGTCATGCGGCGGGCTCCTGGTGCTCCTTCGGGGCGTGGACGATCCCGCGCCGGGAGGGAACCTACGCCCCGCGCCCCCGGCCGCGCTTACTCCGTTGACCGGGACGGAACAACCGTGCGACGGTGGGGGACACGTCGCTCGCGCACCACCAGGAACTGGAGGCAGGCTGTGACCACCGGAGACGAAGACTCCCGCCGGGCCATGGATCGGAGCCTGACCCCGGATCAGCTCGGGCTCTTCGAGGAGGAGTTCGCGGCCCGCCCGGGGAACCGGCTGATGCAGAACGCCGTCACCCAGACGCCGGTGGACGACGTGGCGCTGGACCGCCGGGTGCTCACCGGGATCGACCACTCGGTCTCCCATCACCTGGACGCCTGGCGGGTCACCAACCAGAAGCAGAGCGGGCGTTGCTGGATGTTCGCCGGGCTCAACCTGCTCCGGGTCGGCGCGGCGCGCAAACTCGGCGTGAAGGACTTCGAGTTCTCGCAGAACCACCTGCTCTGGTGGGACAAGTTCGAGAAGGCGAACCACTTCCTCGAAGCGGTGATCGAGACCTCTGACCGGGAGGTCGACGACCGCACCGTCGCCCACCTGCTGGCCGACCCGACCAGCGACGGCGGGCAGTGGAACATGTTCGTCGCCCTGGTCGCCAAGCACGGCCTGGTGCCGAAGTCGGCCATGCCGGAGACCGCGAGCTCCTCCGCGACCCGGGCGATGAACCGGGACCTGAAGACGCTGCTCCGCCGGGGCGCCCGCGAGCTGCGCGGGCAGGCGGGCGAGGGCGCCGAGGCGCAGCGCCGGACCAAGCGCGAGGTGCTGGCCGCCGTCCACCGGCTGATCAGCATCCACCTCGGCACGCCGCCGCAGCGGTTCCTCTGGCAGTGGGAGGACACCGACGGGGTGTTCCACCGCGACGGCTGGCTCACCCCCGCGCAGTTCGCCGCCTCCTACGTGCAGCTGCCGCTGGAGGAGTACGTCTGCCTGGTGCACGACCCTCGCGCGACCAGCCCGGTGGGCCGCACCTTCACCGTCGAGTACCTGGGCAACGTGGTGGACGGCCCGCCGGTGGTCTACCTCAACACGCCGGTGGAGCTGCTCAAGTCCCTCGCGATGGACGCCATCGTCGGTGGAGAGCCGGTCTGGTTCGGCTGCGACGTGGAGAAGATGATGCGCGCGGACGCCGGCGTCTGGGACGCCGCCCTCTTCGACTACCCGGCCGTCTACGACGCCCCGTTCGCCATGGACAAGGCCGACCGCCTGCTGCACCACGAGACCCAGATGACCCACGCGATGCTGTTCACCGGCGTCGACGTGCTGGACGGCAGCCCGCGCCGCTGGCGGGTGGAGAACAGCTGGGGCGAGGAGAAGGCCGACAAGGGCTTCTGGACGATGAACGACTCATGGTTCGGCGAGCACGTCTTCGAGATCGCGGTCCGCCGCTCGGCGCTGCCGCCCGAGCTGGCCGCCGCCCTCGACCAGCCGCCGATCGTGCTGCCCCTGTGGGACCCGATGGGCGCGCTGGCCGACTGACCCACCGTCACCAACCCTGCCCGGAGGGGCCGTCGGCGCCGGTCTCGGCCGACGGCTCCAGCCGGTACTCCAGGTGGCCGAAGCGCACCAGGTCGCCGGCCCGCACCCGCACGGCGCCCGCGATCCGGTGCCCGTTCACGTGCGTGCCGTTGGTCGAGCCGAGGTCGTACAGCACCCAGCCGCTGCCTTCGCGCCGCAGCTCGGCGTGCTGCCGGGAGACCGAGGCGTCGTTGAGCAGCAGTCCGGATCCGGGCACCCGGCCGATCGTCAGCAACCGCAGGCGGGCCTGCGGCAGCTTGAGGCCCGGCAACTGCTCGCTGCGCCAGGCCCGGGTGAACCGCGCCCGGAACCCGGATATCCGGCCGACCGCCCGGAGCACCGCGGACTCCAGCCGACCGCCGACCGGCAGGCCGGCCAGCGCCGCGTCCAACTCGGCGCGGCTGGTGGCGCGCAGCACCAGGTCCAGCCGGCCGAGGAAGGTGTCGTGCGACAGGCGCCCGTCGCTCGCGCCCTCGCGCAGCACCTCCAACGCCCGTTCCCGTTCGCTCTCGGACGGCCGGAGGATGGAGGTGGGGAGCTCTGCACGCGTCATACCGCGATTGTCGGCGCCGCCGTGGCCGCCCGTCCAGCTCCCGGCTGACGCCGTGCCGGTTCCGAGACGCTCGGGCGCGGCCGGGACGTTCGGGGCGCTGCCGGGCAGGTCGCGGCGCCCGGGCATACTGGCGCGGTGCCGATAGCCGATGAACCCCGCCCCCACCCCGCCGAGGAGCCGGAGGACGGGGCGTCAGACCCGTTCGAGCAGCCCGTTCTCGACGAGTCGTTCGTCCGGGGCGCCGCCGTGAAGGAGCCGGCGGCGCGCACCCGGATGCTCTCGGCACGCTGGAAGGTGGCGCCTCCGGTGGATCCCGGGGGCCGCCGCTGGTCGCCGGAGCCGGCGCCCGTACCGTCGGCCGCCCGGCGGCGCCGGTCCGCGGTCCGGACCGCCGTGATCGCGGCGGTCGCCGCCGGCGGCACGCTGCTCGCCCTCGGCG harbors:
- a CDS encoding winged helix-turn-helix transcriptional regulator, with the protein product MDDDRPGKDEDRPRGFGQFCAAARALEVLGERWTLLVVREMLLGSTRFSQFQQGLPRISRTMLSARLKTLQRAGVAERLPDGGYRLTGAGRALRGVVAELGGWATEWDRRPLRPDHLDPQVLAFDMHRRVHLDRLPGAPTVVELRLRRTRPERFFLHTSPAGLTLCSDDLGLPVDLRVQADLAALTAWWTGDLDWDELLRTGAARLDGSDELCRAFPTWFRGYAFAPQP
- a CDS encoding pyridoxamine 5'-phosphate oxidase family protein, whose translation is MKITEPPRGPERRKQDVLARLASELDVWVASADADGAPCLVPLWFRWDGQFLWLATRPTNPTGRNLRDGGRARLAFGDTRDVVLIDGDVTAFTARTVPAAAAEGFLARSGWDPRASSKPYAYFRVRPRAVQAWNGEHELAGRHLMRDGRWVV
- a CDS encoding DUF1707 and FHA domain-containing protein — encoded protein: MTRAELPTSILRPSESERERALEVLREGASDGRLSHDTFLGRLDLVLRATSRAELDAALAGLPVGGRLESAVLRAVGRISGFRARFTRAWRSEQLPGLKLPQARLRLLTIGRVPGSGLLLNDASVSRQHAELRREGSGWVLYDLGSTNGTHVNGHRIAGAVRVRAGDLVRFGHLEYRLEPSAETGADGPSGQGW
- a CDS encoding threonine/serine exporter family protein, whose translation is MSRKSPPVRGNDAPAPAAPLRRLLLELGDALLSGGLPVHDVEEELHSLGRALGAPGVRVAALTNGLFVALEPQEATRFQPVGAALRFEQTADVLHLVRRLRTGELDEDRALAELDAIRRAPARWPTWVADLGVLPVGMGICMFLQPVAANVLAAGAGSLIVVGLTVLARRLPLLRPLLPVTAGFLVSLLVLALAQASLLDGPLRTIVATLAILLPGGLLVTGLSEIAAGAASAGTARLVSGAVQLALFLAGVAAAAAAIGMPATALANVQVAKPSWWIIVLGLALAVAGLVINVNTPPPAIPWIIAVITASTTVQVVVGSEHGAAVGGLAGAVTAAVAATLVSWLPGGPLWQVLYLPAFWIVVPGSFGLLNTAQIEVSNGAQSLLAAVSAVFGVSIGTLIGSVISRIPRPAVRHTLPAR
- a CDS encoding ADP-ribosylglycohydrolase family protein → MTARTPVPSPVPSPALDSLHGLVLGDAFGDQWLAVSPDEAPGRYLARELRPGPWEWTDDSAMAQVLVRHLVVHGEVRQSALAGEFAAAYAADPDRGYGPSMHRVLRAIGEGGDWRAVTTGLFGGQGSHGNGAAMRVAPLGAWFAADLDLVVEQAHRSAVVTHAHPEAAAGAVAVALAAALAARGRTAPAPGRAGFLQQVAELLPDSDVRSGLRIAARMPAGTSVRHAAAVLGSGYRLSAPDTVPFALWAAAGHLDDLPQALWTTLGSWGDTDTTCAIAAGVVAARTGAAGVPDQWLTACEPVPDPAGR
- a CDS encoding aminopeptidase C, coding for MTTGDEDSRRAMDRSLTPDQLGLFEEEFAARPGNRLMQNAVTQTPVDDVALDRRVLTGIDHSVSHHLDAWRVTNQKQSGRCWMFAGLNLLRVGAARKLGVKDFEFSQNHLLWWDKFEKANHFLEAVIETSDREVDDRTVAHLLADPTSDGGQWNMFVALVAKHGLVPKSAMPETASSSATRAMNRDLKTLLRRGARELRGQAGEGAEAQRRTKREVLAAVHRLISIHLGTPPQRFLWQWEDTDGVFHRDGWLTPAQFAASYVQLPLEEYVCLVHDPRATSPVGRTFTVEYLGNVVDGPPVVYLNTPVELLKSLAMDAIVGGEPVWFGCDVEKMMRADAGVWDAALFDYPAVYDAPFAMDKADRLLHHETQMTHAMLFTGVDVLDGSPRRWRVENSWGEEKADKGFWTMNDSWFGEHVFEIAVRRSALPPELAAALDQPPIVLPLWDPMGALAD
- a CDS encoding L,D-transpeptidase produces the protein MRSKRISGAAAVLLVGSALSLTTACSGSNPAKPDAGGSPAATAPDAPAPGTAAPAAKASKAALSVQPADGATGVAPTSPVKVSVADGKLTQVTVTGPDGKPVAGTVGPDGNWAPAAALAVSAKYQVSAQAVDASGAATTTTSSFTTLTPKKTESVKDNLTDQKQYGVGMIISVTFDQPVKDKKAAEQAVKVVASDGTTVRGHWFDGDTRLDIRPEKYWTPGTTVTVTRRVSNVELSPGVYGAKDVDESFTIGRSKISTADAAAHMMTVVENGVTLPPIKITAGSDENPSWNGTMVVFDKEPMVHMVSSTTTIKGQPYDVWEPHGLQITATGSYVHGNPKAAAVAGLSNISHGCIGLPDSEKGDDNSVAGKFYQDSMIGDVVIIKNSVGEQVDPANGLSGWSLPWAQW
- a CDS encoding PadR family transcriptional regulator, producing the protein MTDRSMQEPTLLVLTALADAPRHGYALLREVTAISGGRVKLRAGTLYGALDRLLGQGLVRVESEEVVDGRARRTYALSATGREVLAAEAERLRAVAAEAERRLAGAARAPKPRPGFAS
- a CDS encoding DoxX family protein, with translation MSADRSARLLSGLLLTAGVAHFAMPRPFDATIPRSLPGRPRTWTQLSGVAELAIGAAVAHPRTRRAGALAAAGFFTAVFPANVKMAVDWQDKPAPQRAAAIARLPLQVPLVLWALRVGRR